One Halopelagius inordinatus genomic region harbors:
- a CDS encoding TrmB family transcriptional regulator, producing MNELSSYQEAVELLQKLGLKEYEAKCFVALSRLPKATAKEISETSDVPRTRVYDAIRVLETKGLAEVQHSNPQQFRAVPIAEAAKTLRSEYESRTESLVDALESMGTESLDADREMTHEVWALSGPPAIENRLLKLVDTADQEVVLILGRESAATTELFEHVRAARESGVDVLVGTATPALHDMITEALPDIEVFVSELAWLRSSPTDPTDDTTISRLLLVDRNTILVSSVQEDDLGAVEYEKAVFGRGFDNGMVVIARRLMAAGLKPGDDPKPHDG from the coding sequence ATGAATGAATTATCTAGCTACCAAGAGGCGGTCGAACTGCTCCAGAAACTGGGCCTCAAAGAGTACGAGGCAAAGTGCTTCGTGGCGTTGTCGCGACTCCCGAAAGCGACGGCCAAAGAGATAAGCGAGACGTCGGACGTGCCGCGAACCCGCGTCTACGACGCGATTCGGGTGTTAGAGACGAAGGGTCTCGCGGAGGTCCAACACAGCAACCCCCAGCAGTTCCGGGCCGTCCCGATAGCGGAGGCGGCGAAGACGCTCCGGTCGGAGTACGAATCCCGGACGGAGTCTCTCGTCGACGCACTCGAATCGATGGGTACCGAGTCGCTCGACGCCGACCGAGAGATGACACACGAGGTGTGGGCGCTCTCGGGCCCGCCGGCCATCGAGAACCGCCTCCTGAAACTCGTCGACACCGCAGACCAGGAGGTTGTCCTCATCCTCGGACGCGAAAGCGCCGCCACGACGGAGTTGTTCGAACACGTACGGGCGGCCCGAGAGTCCGGCGTGGACGTTCTCGTCGGGACGGCCACCCCGGCGCTTCACGACATGATAACCGAGGCGCTTCCGGATATCGAGGTGTTCGTCTCCGAGTTGGCGTGGTTGCGGAGTTCGCCGACCGACCCCACGGACGATACGACCATCAGCCGACTCCTGTTGGTCGACCGGAACACGATTCTGGTCAGTTCCGTCCAAGAGGACGACTTGGGGGCGGTCGAATACGAGAAAGCGGTGTTCGGCCGGGGGTTCGACAACGGCATGGTGGTCATCGCTCGTCGACTGATGGCGGCGGGACTGAAGCCGGGAGACGACCCCAAACCGCACGACGGGTGA
- a CDS encoding cupin domain-containing protein, protein MGYTVVDCDDVETAEDRPCEMRRLTEPAGLSKMAVNRFRAEPGEEIPLAYHYHETQEEAFYVLSGTLFVETPERTYEVAADSLFAVEPESPQRAYNPPEADAEVVVLAVGAPNVSGDVEAYDPDGR, encoded by the coding sequence ATGGGCTACACCGTGGTCGATTGTGACGACGTCGAGACGGCGGAGGACAGGCCGTGCGAGATGCGCCGTCTGACGGAGCCTGCGGGCCTCTCGAAGATGGCGGTCAATCGCTTTCGGGCCGAACCGGGCGAGGAGATTCCGCTCGCGTACCACTACCACGAGACGCAAGAGGAGGCGTTCTACGTCCTCTCGGGGACGCTGTTCGTCGAGACGCCCGAGAGAACGTACGAAGTCGCCGCTGACTCTCTTTTCGCCGTCGAACCCGAGAGTCCGCAGCGAGCGTACAACCCCCCAGAGGCAGACGCGGAGGTAGTGGTTCTGGCCGTCGGCGCACCGAACGTGAGCGGCGACGTGGAAGCGTACGACCCCGACGGCCGATGA
- a CDS encoding CobW family GTP-binding protein — translation MSLRSTGETPVTVLSGSLGAGKTTLLNHLLRNAGERNIAVLVNDMGELNVDADLVAEQSELSVADGTVAELSNGCICCELRDDLETAVVRLARERDFDHLVVEPSGISDPAPVARLFTGGSPAAARYRVESVVAVVDARLFADTFDADGTPSKTVAEGGEKGRRPISDLLVEQVEFADAVILNKCDLVTDDERERVESVVETLRPGVEVVPTSYAEVEVDALLGVQRFDPQSAAESAGWRRLLETAETADADRDAGDGHGDGTHDHDHGDETHDHDHGGHAHPEEAYGVDSFTYLRRRPFHPERIAALLSDLPESVIRSKGTMWVAGREETQLTYSQAGPSAYVEGSGRWVASLPDFEQDAYRRNRSDLGFEWDDEWGDRRTGLVFIGRGVEEDELVAALDDCLLTDEEMSADWAAFESETRFPDAPGDRTTLAEPTPDA, via the coding sequence ATGAGTCTGCGTTCGACGGGCGAGACGCCGGTGACGGTTCTGAGCGGAAGCCTCGGCGCGGGCAAGACGACGCTTCTGAATCACCTCCTCCGAAACGCCGGAGAGCGGAATATCGCCGTCCTCGTCAACGACATGGGCGAGTTGAACGTGGACGCCGACCTCGTCGCAGAGCAGTCGGAACTCTCCGTCGCGGACGGCACCGTCGCGGAACTCTCGAACGGATGTATCTGCTGTGAACTCCGGGACGACTTGGAGACGGCCGTCGTCCGCCTCGCGCGGGAACGCGACTTCGACCACCTCGTCGTCGAACCGTCGGGAATCAGCGACCCCGCGCCCGTCGCCCGCCTGTTCACCGGCGGGTCGCCCGCCGCCGCGCGGTACCGCGTGGAATCGGTCGTCGCCGTCGTGGACGCGCGCCTCTTCGCGGACACGTTCGACGCGGACGGGACCCCCTCCAAAACGGTCGCAGAGGGCGGCGAGAAAGGGAGGCGTCCCATCTCGGACCTCTTGGTCGAACAGGTGGAGTTCGCGGACGCGGTCATCTTGAACAAGTGTGACCTCGTGACCGACGACGAACGCGAACGCGTCGAGAGCGTCGTCGAAACGCTCCGTCCCGGCGTCGAGGTCGTCCCGACGTCGTACGCGGAAGTCGAGGTGGACGCTCTCCTCGGCGTCCAGCGGTTCGACCCCCAGTCCGCCGCGGAGTCTGCAGGCTGGCGGCGGTTGCTCGAGACGGCCGAGACTGCGGACGCCGACCGAGACGCAGGGGACGGACACGGAGACGGGACTCACGACCACGACCACGGCGACGAGACGCACGACCATGACCACGGCGGCCACGCGCATCCCGAGGAAGCGTACGGCGTCGATTCGTTCACCTACCTGCGGCGACGTCCGTTCCACCCCGAGCGTATCGCCGCCCTCCTCTCGGACCTCCCCGAGAGCGTGATTCGGTCGAAAGGGACGATGTGGGTCGCGGGGCGGGAGGAGACCCAACTCACGTACAGTCAGGCCGGTCCCTCGGCGTACGTCGAGGGAAGCGGTCGCTGGGTGGCGAGTCTCCCCGACTTCGAACAGGACGCCTACAGGCGCAACCGCTCCGACCTCGGGTTCGAGTGGGACGACGAGTGGGGCGACAGGCGGACCGGACTCGTGTTCATCGGACGCGGCGTGGAGGAAGACGAACTCGTCGCGGCGTTGGACGACTGTCTCCTCACCGACGAGGAGATGTCCGCCGACTGGGCCGCGTTCGAGTCCGAAACCCGGTTTCCGGACGCTCCCGGCGACCGGACGACCCTCGCGGAACCGACGCCCGACGCGTAG
- a CDS encoding glycosyltransferase gives MTDGRTPAPSSDASDAWTSRAPSQIVLLLVVYFLGVFVFPARFVLAAFLTSLAAAIVLFGSDRWSSQFDALFGARLPLPGWAVSTAAVSCLLFGALVFTERFTPAGALYAVVTGFSATWLVGLAVGGDARRLVSARRRVPLWLGGPTVLLVAAASYAFAGHLPSVFDAAVFFGLLMVSAIVVVVLPLTFVQRRRFDERDVEPPCPSVSVLVPAYNEEGYVGQCIEAVLESDYPTDALEVVVVDDGSTDGTYEEAAAYRGENVTVLSRTNGGKHGALNFALSCARGDVVVAVDADSVVEPTAISRAVGALQSDDDVGAVAGTVKVGNRDGHLARMQALEYAVGINTLRRAFALFDSVMVVPGCFGAFRREALDDVGGYDPDTVAEDFDLTVRLLQAGWHVRTTEGVVTTEAPFSLGDLYRQRLRWTRGNIQSLVKHRDVFFDPDCGYLHRFAFPWFALSLVFVPLSSAVVTVAIGLAILDGRLLSVLAATLYFVSLFALIAAVAIDISGEDWSLLAYVPVHLVGYRQFLDVVVFSSVLDAVRRTDDGWESVTRLRQTGFGDSAADD, from the coding sequence ATGACCGACGGTCGGACGCCTGCTCCGTCCTCGGACGCGTCGGACGCGTGGACCTCTCGAGCGCCGTCTCAGATCGTTCTCCTCCTCGTCGTCTACTTTCTGGGCGTCTTCGTCTTCCCCGCTCGGTTCGTCCTCGCGGCGTTTCTCACCTCCCTCGCGGCCGCAATCGTCCTGTTCGGCTCCGACCGCTGGTCGTCGCAGTTCGACGCGCTGTTCGGTGCGAGACTCCCGCTTCCGGGGTGGGCCGTTTCGACTGCGGCCGTCTCCTGTCTGCTGTTCGGTGCGCTCGTGTTCACGGAGCGGTTCACTCCGGCGGGCGCTCTCTACGCCGTCGTTACGGGGTTCTCCGCGACGTGGCTCGTCGGTCTCGCCGTCGGCGGCGACGCCCGCCGCCTCGTCTCCGCGCGGCGGCGCGTCCCGCTTTGGCTCGGCGGCCCCACCGTGCTCCTCGTCGCGGCGGCGTCATACGCCTTCGCGGGCCACCTCCCTTCGGTGTTCGACGCCGCCGTCTTCTTCGGACTGCTCATGGTCAGCGCCATCGTCGTCGTCGTCCTCCCGCTCACGTTCGTCCAGCGGCGTCGGTTCGACGAACGGGACGTCGAACCGCCGTGTCCCTCGGTGAGCGTCCTCGTTCCGGCCTACAACGAGGAGGGGTACGTCGGGCAGTGTATCGAAGCCGTCCTCGAAAGCGACTACCCGACCGACGCGCTCGAAGTCGTCGTGGTAGACGACGGGAGCACCGACGGCACGTACGAGGAAGCCGCCGCCTACCGCGGCGAGAACGTCACCGTTCTCAGCCGGACGAACGGCGGCAAGCACGGCGCGCTGAACTTCGCGCTCTCGTGTGCGCGCGGCGACGTCGTCGTCGCCGTCGACGCCGACAGCGTCGTCGAACCGACGGCAATCAGTCGCGCGGTCGGCGCGCTTCAGTCCGACGACGACGTCGGGGCCGTCGCGGGCACGGTGAAAGTCGGCAACCGCGACGGACATCTCGCCCGGATGCAGGCCTTAGAGTACGCCGTCGGGATCAACACGCTCAGACGGGCGTTCGCGCTCTTCGACTCCGTGATGGTCGTTCCCGGCTGTTTCGGCGCGTTCCGACGCGAAGCGCTCGACGACGTCGGCGGCTACGACCCCGACACCGTCGCCGAGGACTTCGACCTCACCGTCCGCCTCCTCCAGGCGGGGTGGCACGTCCGCACCACGGAGGGCGTCGTCACCACCGAAGCCCCGTTCTCGCTCGGGGACCTCTACCGCCAGCGACTCCGCTGGACGCGCGGGAACATCCAATCGCTGGTCAAACACCGCGACGTCTTCTTCGACCCAGACTGCGGCTACCTCCACCGGTTCGCCTTCCCGTGGTTCGCGCTGTCTCTCGTGTTCGTCCCGCTATCGAGCGCCGTCGTCACCGTCGCTATCGGCCTCGCGATTCTCGACGGTCGATTGCTTTCGGTTCTGGCCGCGACGCTGTACTTCGTCTCTCTTTTCGCGCTCATCGCCGCCGTGGCCATCGACATCTCCGGCGAAGACTGGAGCCTCCTCGCGTACGTCCCGGTGCATCTCGTCGGCTACAGGCAGTTTCTCGACGTCGTCGTGTTCAGTTCGGTCCTCGACGCCGTCCGACGGACCGACGACGGGTGGGAGTCCGTGACGCGCCTGCGACAGACCGGCTTCGGTGACTCCGCGGCCGACGACTGA
- a CDS encoding DUF5828 family protein, with protein MEESVSGFKIRGSWGDVVEHGERITRALRDAGVDREAIERWNEWRPKSHERLGEDVSQKTAEQASVGEGEGEKAGKQPNEDLQTAGEKLSESYQKVEEGDNDGAVERWSESIGYVARAADSASRKALRKVEDTVYQKVMTQLAPYYFDSELVSANIQKTTRGETAEPRFIFEVNVNDDELKGEVSRRLGEYDDLVDRWHVDTEKETATAEAAEGVEPPRSEEESKFSTN; from the coding sequence ATGGAAGAGAGCGTTTCGGGTTTCAAAATACGCGGTTCGTGGGGCGACGTCGTAGAGCACGGCGAACGCATCACACGGGCCCTACGAGACGCCGGGGTGGATAGAGAGGCGATAGAACGGTGGAACGAGTGGCGGCCGAAGTCGCACGAACGTCTCGGCGAGGACGTGAGCCAAAAGACGGCAGAGCAAGCGAGCGTCGGCGAAGGCGAGGGGGAGAAAGCCGGTAAACAGCCGAACGAGGACCTACAGACCGCCGGAGAGAAACTGTCGGAGTCGTACCAGAAAGTAGAGGAGGGCGACAACGACGGCGCCGTCGAACGGTGGAGCGAGTCCATCGGGTACGTCGCGCGCGCGGCGGACTCCGCGAGTCGGAAGGCCCTCCGGAAAGTCGAAGACACCGTCTACCAGAAGGTGATGACGCAACTCGCGCCGTACTACTTCGACAGCGAACTCGTCAGCGCCAACATCCAGAAGACGACGCGCGGCGAGACGGCCGAACCGCGCTTCATCTTCGAGGTGAACGTCAACGACGACGAGTTGAAAGGAGAGGTGAGCCGTCGCCTCGGCGAGTACGACGACTTGGTGGACCGCTGGCACGTCGACACCGAAAAGGAGACGGCGACGGCGGAAGCCGCGGAGGGCGTCGAACCGCCTCGGTCCGAAGAGGAGTCGAAGTTCAGCACGAACTGA
- a CDS encoding TackOD1 domain-containing metal-binding protein: MSRQSRRTSSSTRVVSCPDCETGAVERTGVFEHLSCGYVDVAAAFGDTPPAPGRCPKCTERLSLGGDGVPRVATVYRCADCDRRFDSPESVRIERTPPRPGATGVVANER; the protein is encoded by the coding sequence ATGTCCCGACAGAGCCGAAGAACGTCGAGTTCGACGCGCGTCGTTTCCTGTCCCGACTGCGAGACCGGAGCAGTCGAACGGACGGGCGTCTTCGAACATCTCTCCTGTGGGTACGTCGACGTAGCCGCGGCGTTCGGCGATACCCCTCCTGCCCCCGGTCGCTGTCCGAAGTGCACAGAACGCCTCTCGCTGGGCGGAGACGGCGTTCCACGAGTCGCCACCGTCTACCGCTGTGCGGACTGTGACCGACGGTTCGACTCGCCCGAATCGGTGCGAATCGAACGGACCCCGCCCCGGCCGGGGGCGACGGGCGTCGTCGCGAACGAGCGATGA
- a CDS encoding carbon starvation CstA family protein translates to MVQVIWLVAAVFAMFTVGYLGYSKYLSQFVELDDSRETPAHKYEDGQEYVPAKKPVLLGHHFSSIAGGAPIVGPITAGVVWGWVPALAWIAIGNPLMGSVHDFVSLSASMRHEGKSVGYIIGEYVGQRGKNMLLWFAFITIILVVAVFALVVAIVFNAYPEAATASLIYIGLAVLFGAYLYQLNLPFIPGTVGFVVAMFVGVFVGVQYPLALFEPAARAPASTIVLFSGDPSWLPAAGAFGANAAAWIPIILVYGALASALPVWVLLQPRDYLSSFLLYTGVGGALLAVIVGTVLGASQPLVTNLEPYYGFIGRGGLPLFPMLFITIACGTISGFHSLVSSGTTSKQLNKESDARTIGYGGMLGEGLLATVALITVALVSPDVGGGIGLALPTFATGGGILLTSFGIPTSFGGPFMALVLVSFLLTSTDTAVRLGRYMMEEIVGTPETSVQSFASDRYGNASVQCLAAYVLIASGSWTTLWALFGGANQLLAALALLTATVWLANWSDSKQLYSTGGPMVVMVTITVLGLLWIAFHDNLYAKFLDSQWMASADLVAMLSAVAQIVISLTLIYLALSLVKLGYENIQKVRDEPGSGGYTPGDD, encoded by the coding sequence ATGGTACAAGTAATCTGGCTCGTTGCGGCGGTGTTCGCGATGTTTACCGTGGGGTATCTCGGCTACTCGAAATACCTCTCACAGTTCGTCGAACTCGACGACAGTCGCGAAACACCGGCCCACAAATACGAGGACGGACAGGAGTACGTACCGGCCAAGAAGCCGGTCTTACTGGGGCATCACTTTTCGAGCATCGCGGGCGGGGCGCCCATCGTCGGCCCGATAACGGCCGGCGTCGTTTGGGGGTGGGTGCCCGCACTCGCGTGGATCGCCATCGGTAACCCTCTGATGGGGAGCGTCCACGACTTCGTGTCGCTTTCGGCCAGCATGCGACACGAAGGGAAATCTGTCGGCTACATCATCGGCGAGTACGTGGGCCAACGGGGCAAGAACATGCTCCTTTGGTTCGCGTTCATCACCATCATCCTCGTCGTCGCGGTGTTCGCACTCGTCGTCGCCATCGTGTTCAACGCCTATCCGGAGGCGGCGACGGCGAGTCTGATATACATCGGTCTGGCCGTGCTGTTCGGAGCGTATCTCTACCAGTTGAACCTCCCGTTCATCCCGGGAACCGTCGGGTTCGTCGTCGCGATGTTCGTCGGCGTCTTCGTCGGCGTCCAGTACCCGCTCGCGCTTTTCGAACCGGCTGCTCGCGCTCCCGCGAGTACCATCGTCTTGTTCTCCGGTGACCCCTCGTGGCTCCCGGCCGCGGGCGCGTTCGGCGCGAACGCCGCCGCGTGGATTCCGATCATCCTCGTGTACGGCGCGCTTGCGAGCGCTCTTCCGGTCTGGGTGCTGCTTCAACCGCGCGACTACCTCTCGTCGTTCCTGCTTTACACGGGAGTCGGCGGCGCGCTGTTGGCGGTCATCGTCGGTACGGTCCTCGGTGCGAGCCAACCGCTTGTCACCAACCTCGAACCGTACTACGGCTTCATCGGACGCGGCGGCCTTCCGCTGTTCCCGATGCTGTTTATCACCATCGCCTGCGGGACCATCAGCGGCTTTCACTCGCTGGTCTCCTCGGGGACGACGTCGAAGCAACTGAACAAAGAGTCCGACGCGCGGACCATCGGCTACGGCGGCATGCTCGGTGAGGGTCTGCTCGCCACCGTCGCGCTCATCACCGTCGCGCTCGTCTCCCCGGACGTCGGCGGCGGCATCGGACTCGCGCTCCCGACGTTCGCGACGGGCGGCGGCATCCTGCTGACGAGTTTCGGCATCCCGACGTCGTTCGGCGGTCCGTTCATGGCGCTCGTGCTCGTGAGCTTCCTGCTCACCTCCACCGACACGGCGGTCCGACTCGGTCGGTACATGATGGAGGAGATAGTCGGGACGCCCGAGACGTCCGTCCAGTCGTTCGCCTCCGACCGGTACGGGAACGCCTCGGTCCAGTGTCTCGCCGCGTACGTGCTCATCGCGAGCGGTTCGTGGACGACGCTGTGGGCGCTTTTCGGCGGCGCGAACCAACTTCTGGCCGCGCTGGCGCTGCTCACGGCGACTGTCTGGCTCGCGAACTGGAGCGACTCGAAACAGCTCTACAGCACCGGCGGTCCGATGGTCGTCATGGTGACCATCACGGTGCTCGGACTGCTTTGGATCGCGTTCCACGACAACCTCTACGCGAAGTTCCTGGACTCTCAGTGGATGGCGAGTGCGGACCTGGTCGCGATGCTGTCCGCGGTGGCACAGATCGTGATCTCGCTCACGCTCATCTACCTCGCACTCTCGTTGGTGAAACTGGGGTACGAGAACATCCAGAAAGTCCGCGACGAACCCGGTTCCGGCGGGTACACGCCCGGCGACGACTGA
- a CDS encoding helix-turn-helix domain-containing protein, whose product MSDAPDMGDLVETENPSFQHVLACVFGIQAHESRTYLTLLESPGSTVAELADELDRDRSNVNRSLTTLMEKGLADRERRLLDPGGYVYQYTATDLPEAKQLLHEALDEWVEQVHASIDAYGAEE is encoded by the coding sequence ATGAGCGACGCGCCAGATATGGGGGACCTCGTCGAAACCGAGAACCCGAGTTTTCAGCACGTTCTCGCGTGCGTCTTCGGTATCCAAGCCCACGAGAGCAGGACGTACCTCACGCTTCTCGAGAGTCCCGGCAGCACGGTGGCGGAACTCGCGGACGAACTCGACAGAGACCGGAGCAACGTGAACCGGTCGCTCACGACGCTGATGGAGAAGGGCCTCGCCGACCGCGAACGGCGACTGCTCGACCCCGGCGGGTACGTCTACCAGTACACCGCGACGGACCTCCCCGAGGCGAAGCAGTTGCTCCACGAGGCACTCGACGAGTGGGTCGAACAGGTCCACGCGAGCATCGACGCCTACGGCGCGGAGGAGTGA
- a CDS encoding polyketide cyclase: MREVTVSRFVPRSPPTLARMLTPEAMVEYEGSFEVRDVQDRTDGTFVTVGGRGVEFVLRFEETDDGLRYEQAGQAGPFDAMETAVTVDADSDGSTVTARSSVSLGLPLPSLTDRVAAWKRRGELERALDAVVEDC, encoded by the coding sequence ATGCGAGAAGTGACGGTCTCTCGATTCGTCCCGCGGTCACCGCCGACGCTCGCTCGGATGCTGACGCCCGAGGCGATGGTGGAGTACGAGGGGAGTTTCGAGGTGCGCGACGTGCAGGACCGAACGGACGGAACGTTCGTCACCGTCGGCGGACGCGGGGTCGAGTTCGTCCTGCGGTTCGAGGAGACGGACGACGGCCTGCGCTACGAACAGGCGGGCCAAGCGGGGCCGTTCGATGCGATGGAGACGGCCGTCACCGTCGACGCCGACTCGGACGGGTCGACCGTCACCGCCCGGTCGTCGGTGAGTCTCGGCCTCCCTCTTCCGTCTCTCACCGATCGCGTCGCCGCGTGGAAACGGCGCGGCGAACTCGAACGCGCACTCGACGCCGTCGTCGAAGACTGCTGA
- the upp gene encoding uracil phosphoribosyltransferase, which translates to MPIEDRDDAYLITHALAKDTLLRLRDVETEQVAFRKGLVKLGRICGYEIIDGAMETEYVTVQTPLTETTGERVKGLDDVVIINVLRAATPFVEGLLKAFPRAKQGVISAGRDEEAGMNDDGEFPITIDYVKLPEITEKDTVIVADPMLATGSTMCAVLDHVLENSKADPTDLFVLSAVSAPDGLLRVGDQFPEADLLTVSIDDHLDDDGYIIPGLGDAGDRAFRTK; encoded by the coding sequence ATGCCCATCGAAGACCGAGACGACGCCTACCTCATCACCCACGCTCTCGCCAAAGACACCCTGTTGCGCCTGCGAGACGTCGAGACGGAGCAGGTCGCCTTCCGGAAAGGCCTCGTGAAACTCGGCCGCATCTGCGGCTACGAGATAATCGACGGCGCGATGGAGACGGAGTACGTCACCGTCCAGACGCCGTTGACCGAGACGACCGGCGAACGCGTCAAAGGACTCGACGACGTCGTCATCATCAACGTCCTCCGGGCGGCGACGCCGTTCGTCGAGGGACTGTTGAAGGCGTTCCCGCGGGCGAAACAGGGCGTCATCAGCGCCGGACGCGACGAGGAGGCGGGGATGAACGACGACGGCGAGTTCCCCATCACCATCGACTACGTGAAACTGCCCGAGATAACCGAGAAAGACACCGTCATCGTGGCGGACCCGATGCTCGCGACCGGGTCGACGATGTGCGCCGTCTTAGATCACGTCCTCGAGAACTCGAAAGCCGATCCGACGGACCTGTTCGTCCTCTCTGCGGTCTCCGCGCCCGACGGACTCCTGCGCGTCGGCGACCAGTTCCCCGAAGCCGACCTGCTCACCGTCTCCATCGACGACCACCTCGACGACGACGGCTACATCATTCCGGGACTGGGCGACGCCGGTGACCGCGCCTTTCGGACGAAGTAA
- a CDS encoding DUF7344 domain-containing protein → MLDEYLRILADAHRRTILTSLLEDNSHSVSPDGADSGGELEDGESREQARIELRHVHLPKLEESGLIEWNRESGAVARGPEFEEIEPLLELLANGYDQFLQSRLN, encoded by the coding sequence ATGCTCGACGAGTATCTACGAATATTGGCAGACGCTCACCGACGGACGATTTTGACCTCCCTGCTGGAAGACAACTCACACTCCGTCTCTCCCGACGGGGCTGACAGCGGGGGCGAACTCGAAGACGGAGAGAGCCGAGAGCAGGCGCGAATCGAACTCAGACACGTTCACCTTCCGAAGTTAGAGGAGTCCGGATTAATCGAGTGGAACCGAGAGTCCGGCGCCGTGGCGAGAGGACCGGAGTTCGAGGAGATAGAGCCGTTACTGGAACTTCTGGCCAACGGTTACGATCAGTTCTTACAGTCTCGACTGAACTAG
- a CDS encoding ArsA family ATPase: MHKFVFFGGKGGVGKTTLSSAYALKCARAGLETLVVSTDPAHSTSDVFDQQFDDDPQAVSGEANLFAMEVDPDTEVERHLMETKRAMGDQVSSAMVNEIDRQIEMAHQTPGAYEAALMDRFIEVMRDSESFDRVVFDTSPTGGTLRLLSLPNLLEGWIDRLAHKRERSIDLYEKAAVGNNEPRRVMDGDPILARLRTRKERFEFAGETLRERAAFYLVVNPDELSIRETRRAVAELDSYGLDVRGLAVNRLTPEPEPHEEGRGARFLRDRVATERERLAELRDDFDPPLVAEIETRVSEVKGDFLGDVAAELDIDVTVEPTA; this comes from the coding sequence ATGCACAAGTTCGTCTTCTTCGGCGGCAAGGGCGGCGTCGGCAAGACCACCCTCTCCTCGGCGTACGCGCTGAAATGCGCCCGCGCGGGGTTGGAGACGCTCGTCGTCTCTACGGACCCCGCACACAGCACCTCGGACGTGTTCGACCAACAGTTCGACGACGACCCGCAGGCGGTCTCCGGCGAGGCGAACCTCTTCGCGATGGAGGTGGACCCGGACACGGAGGTCGAACGGCACCTGATGGAGACGAAACGCGCGATGGGCGACCAGGTGAGTTCCGCGATGGTAAACGAGATAGACCGGCAGATAGAGATGGCTCACCAGACGCCCGGCGCGTACGAGGCGGCCCTCATGGACCGGTTCATCGAGGTGATGCGCGACTCGGAGTCGTTCGACAGAGTCGTCTTCGACACCTCTCCCACCGGCGGCACCCTGCGTCTCCTCTCGCTTCCGAACCTCTTGGAGGGGTGGATAGACCGACTCGCGCACAAGCGCGAACGGTCCATCGACCTCTACGAGAAGGCCGCGGTCGGCAACAACGAACCGCGGCGCGTGATGGACGGCGACCCCATCCTCGCCCGTCTTCGAACCCGAAAAGAGCGGTTCGAGTTCGCGGGCGAGACGTTGCGCGAACGGGCGGCGTTCTACCTCGTCGTCAATCCGGACGAACTCTCCATCCGCGAGACGCGCCGCGCCGTCGCGGAACTGGACTCCTACGGCTTGGACGTGCGCGGACTCGCCGTCAACCGCCTCACGCCGGAACCCGAACCGCACGAGGAGGGCCGCGGGGCGCGCTTTCTCCGCGACAGGGTCGCGACGGAACGCGAACGCCTCGCCGAACTGCGGGACGATTTCGACCCGCCTCTCGTCGCCGAGATAGAGACCCGCGTCTCGGAGGTGAAAGGCGACTTCCTCGGCGACGTCGCGGCGGAACTCGATATCGACGTGACGGTCGAACCGACCGCCTGA